The Halocalculus aciditolerans genome includes a window with the following:
- a CDS encoding APC family permease, whose amino-acid sequence MPSNSSRDDRSLSRDMGLLGAMSTVIAGTLGAGLFVTLGTASATTGPSIILVVVLSGILAMAIAVNYSWMATIFPAASGSYAYISRTYRNRLPGFLVTWSKWLGYMAADAALALGFGSYLKVFYPSVDATLAGFALLTVLFLVNLVGVRTYSRSQNAIFGVLILSILVLVIPGSFNVQPSNYTPFFTGGTNGFIAAAVPLFYAYIGIAVAGQMGAEVKNPSRNLPLAMAGGTAILILLYVWTAAVIYGVVGDYTLLANSDRPLATAAATFLPFNATAVVAFGGLLATASSVHAVMAAGIKMPYSWSWDNVFPAQFSAVSERFRTPHWSLVTLYVVASALTFYSTGLTQVIVIATFSYLIAYCTVSATALYVRFSRPELAARAGFDSKAGLAITGLLGTVGSLGLLTKAYQGSLTVYVPWLVVGLVVFAGYWYYNRGGEDVDAILDTLPGVHSEDKDAERIVD is encoded by the coding sequence ATGCCAAGTAACTCGAGCCGCGACGACCGCAGCCTCTCCCGCGACATGGGGCTGCTCGGCGCGATGAGCACCGTTATCGCGGGCACGCTCGGCGCGGGCCTGTTCGTCACCCTCGGCACCGCGTCCGCGACGACCGGCCCCAGCATCATCCTCGTCGTCGTCCTCTCCGGGATTCTCGCGATGGCTATCGCGGTGAACTACTCGTGGATGGCGACCATCTTCCCGGCCGCCTCAGGCTCCTACGCCTACATCTCACGGACCTACCGGAACCGCCTGCCCGGGTTTCTCGTCACGTGGTCGAAGTGGCTCGGCTACATGGCCGCCGACGCCGCGCTCGCGCTCGGCTTCGGCAGCTACCTCAAAGTCTTCTACCCGAGCGTCGACGCCACCCTCGCCGGGTTCGCCCTCCTCACCGTCCTCTTCCTCGTGAACCTCGTCGGCGTCCGGACCTACAGCCGCTCGCAGAACGCCATCTTCGGCGTCCTCATCCTCTCCATCCTCGTCCTCGTGATTCCCGGGAGCTTCAACGTCCAGCCGAGCAACTACACGCCCTTCTTCACCGGCGGGACGAACGGCTTCATCGCCGCCGCCGTCCCGCTCTTCTACGCCTACATCGGCATCGCCGTCGCCGGCCAGATGGGCGCGGAAGTGAAGAACCCCTCGCGGAACCTCCCGCTCGCGATGGCCGGCGGTACCGCCATCCTCATCCTCCTCTACGTCTGGACGGCGGCCGTCATCTACGGCGTCGTCGGCGACTACACGCTGCTCGCGAACTCCGACCGCCCGCTCGCCACCGCCGCCGCCACCTTCCTGCCGTTTAACGCGACCGCCGTCGTCGCGTTCGGCGGCCTGCTCGCCACCGCTTCTTCCGTTCACGCCGTCATGGCCGCCGGCATCAAGATGCCGTACTCGTGGTCGTGGGACAACGTCTTCCCCGCGCAGTTCTCCGCCGTCAGCGAGCGCTTCCGCACGCCCCACTGGAGCCTCGTTACCCTCTACGTCGTCGCGTCCGCGCTCACCTTCTACTCCACCGGCCTCACGCAGGTCATCGTCATCGCGACGTTCTCCTACCTCATCGCGTACTGCACGGTCTCCGCGACCGCGCTCTACGTCCGGTTCAGTCGGCCGGAGCTCGCCGCCCGCGCCGGCTTCGACAGCAAGGCCGGCCTCGCCATCACCGGCCTCCTCGGCACCGTCGGCTCCCTCGGCCTCCTCACGAAGGCCTACCAGGGGTCGCTCACCGTCTACGTCCCGTGGCTCGTCGTCGGCCTCGTCGTCTTCGCCGGCTACTGGTACTACAACCGCGGCGGGGAAGACGTCGACGCCATCCTCGACACCCTCCCCGGCGTCCACTCCGAGGACAAGGACGCCGAGCGCATCGTCGACTGA
- a CDS encoding halocyanin domain-containing protein: MTNSPRKPTRRRFIQAGATAAAAAAAVGTTSAQSGGDYGGWFGSSTGGETQNYDGTTVDKTGQDSVTVKVGTEGNNGTYAFSPPAVKISPGTNVQFEWVSNTHNIKVQEQPSDANWQGEPAIKNTGYSYSHTFQTAGTYKYYCEPHLAPGMKGVIVVAGGGGGSGGSESADWGDWFTDAGRGGEVKNYDGTTVDKTGQSEVTVDVGADGNGGPYAYAPPAVKIDPGTEVTFNWVSDTHNILVENQPSDANWQGKPEIKNTGYSYSYTFQTSGTYEYYCEPHLSLGMKGGVFVTGSASGGGGGGGGGGGGDSSSAGGLVQFLAALVFAPAVVALLATAWYLIDDYRQRRAEREPETPTAPPETVEAARREPENAIPHDEYDPWGTATLIAGYLAIITIAWILMYFIEFLSHGPHILG; encoded by the coding sequence ATGACTAACTCGCCCCGGAAACCGACTCGACGCCGATTCATTCAAGCGGGGGCGACGGCCGCCGCGGCCGCCGCTGCGGTCGGAACGACGTCGGCGCAATCGGGCGGCGACTACGGCGGCTGGTTCGGGAGCTCGACGGGCGGAGAGACACAGAACTACGACGGGACGACGGTCGACAAGACCGGACAGGATTCGGTGACCGTCAAGGTCGGAACGGAGGGGAACAACGGGACGTACGCGTTCTCCCCACCCGCGGTGAAGATCTCGCCCGGGACGAACGTCCAGTTCGAGTGGGTGTCGAACACGCACAACATCAAGGTTCAAGAGCAGCCGTCTGACGCGAACTGGCAGGGCGAACCGGCGATCAAGAACACGGGGTACTCCTACTCCCACACCTTCCAGACTGCGGGCACGTACAAGTACTACTGCGAGCCGCACCTCGCACCCGGGATGAAGGGCGTCATCGTCGTCGCGGGCGGCGGCGGCGGGAGCGGCGGCAGCGAGAGCGCGGACTGGGGCGACTGGTTCACCGACGCCGGGAGGGGCGGGGAAGTCAAAAACTACGACGGGACGACGGTCGACAAGACCGGACAGAGCGAGGTAACGGTCGACGTCGGCGCGGACGGGAACGGCGGCCCGTACGCGTACGCGCCGCCCGCAGTGAAAATCGATCCCGGGACGGAGGTAACGTTCAACTGGGTGTCGGACACGCACAACATCCTCGTCGAGAACCAGCCGTCGGACGCGAACTGGCAGGGGAAACCCGAAATCAAGAACACGGGGTACTCGTACTCCTACACCTTCCAGACGTCGGGGACGTACGAGTATTACTGTGAACCCCACCTTTCGCTCGGCATGAAGGGCGGCGTCTTCGTCACCGGATCCGCAAGCGGGGGCGGCGGCGGCGGCGGTGGCGGCGGCGGCGGCGACAGTTCGTCTGCCGGGGGGCTCGTGCAGTTCCTGGCGGCGTTGGTATTCGCTCCCGCGGTCGTTGCCCTCCTCGCGACGGCGTGGTATCTCATCGACGACTACCGACAGCGGCGCGCGGAGCGGGAGCCGGAGACGCCGACAGCGCCCCCGGAAACCGTCGAAGCGGCGCGTCGAGAGCCAGAGAACGCGATCCCGCACGACGAGTACGATCCGTGGGGGACGGCGACGCTCATCGCCGGCTACCTCGCGATCATCACGATCGCGTGGATCCTCATGTACTTCATCGAATTCCTCAGCCACGGGCCGCACATCCTCGGGTGA
- a CDS encoding sensor histidine kinase translates to MEDATRVRRLEALHRTTRELMEAETYREVATVSVRAASTVLGLDANAIHLYEDGEGLVPVASTPHVEELVGDLPTFTEGNGIAWRVYASGEPTVVEDVRHDPDVYNPDTPIRSEMFLPLGEHGILVAGSATTSAFDDEDQSLAQVLATNVEAALRQVDRKRELIRKNERLERFASVVSPDLRSPLTTARGYLDLAREDGDAEHFDRVEGALDRIESIVFDLLDLARAGDAIEETEPVALAAVAEDAWRAVEGAGVGSLELDEDLGRVSADASRLQQLLENLFRNALEHGVPAAHSHSRGSPDGRGDGAVTVRVETTPEGFAVADDGVGIPEDDRELVFNSGYSTRDDGTGYGLAIVEEIADAHGWNVAVTDSESGGARFEFTGVETAA, encoded by the coding sequence ATGGAGGATGCGACCCGCGTCCGGCGGCTCGAAGCGTTGCATCGGACGACGCGGGAGTTGATGGAGGCCGAGACGTACCGGGAGGTCGCAACCGTGAGCGTTCGAGCGGCGTCGACGGTCCTCGGTCTGGACGCGAACGCCATCCACCTTTACGAGGACGGCGAGGGGCTCGTCCCGGTGGCGTCGACGCCGCACGTGGAGGAACTCGTCGGCGACCTCCCGACGTTCACCGAGGGGAACGGCATCGCGTGGCGGGTCTACGCGTCCGGCGAGCCGACCGTCGTCGAGGACGTCCGCCACGACCCGGACGTCTACAACCCGGACACCCCGATTCGGAGCGAGATGTTCCTCCCGCTCGGCGAGCACGGCATCCTCGTCGCGGGGTCGGCGACGACGAGCGCGTTCGACGACGAGGACCAGTCGCTCGCGCAGGTGCTCGCGACGAACGTGGAGGCGGCGCTCCGGCAGGTCGACCGGAAGCGCGAGCTCATCCGGAAGAACGAGCGCTTAGAGCGGTTCGCGAGCGTCGTCTCCCCCGACCTCCGCAGCCCGCTCACGACCGCGCGCGGCTACCTCGACCTCGCGCGCGAGGACGGCGACGCCGAGCACTTCGACCGCGTGGAAGGCGCGCTCGACCGCATCGAGAGCATCGTCTTCGACCTCCTCGACCTCGCGCGCGCCGGGGACGCCATCGAGGAGACGGAGCCGGTCGCGCTCGCCGCCGTCGCCGAAGACGCGTGGCGCGCGGTCGAGGGGGCGGGCGTCGGCTCCCTCGAACTCGACGAGGACCTCGGGCGGGTGTCCGCGGACGCGAGCCGCCTCCAGCAGCTTCTGGAGAACCTCTTCCGGAACGCGCTCGAACACGGCGTTCCCGCCGCTCACTCACACTCTCGCGGGAGTCCGGACGGACGCGGCGACGGCGCGGTCACGGTCCGCGTGGAAACGACGCCGGAGGGGTTCGCGGTCGCCGACGACGGCGTCGGCATCCCGGAAGACGACCGCGAGCTCGTCTTCAACTCGGGCTACTCGACGCGCGACGACGGCACGGGCTACGGCCTCGCCATCGTCGAGGAGATCGCGGACGCGCACGGCTGGAACGTCGCCGTCACCGACAGCGAGTCCGGCGGCGCGCGCTTCGAGTTCACCGGGGTCGAGACGGCGGCGTGA
- a CDS encoding Sir2 family NAD-dependent protein deacetylase: MTTRVDALAARVRDADAVVAFTGAGVSAASGIPTFRGEDGVWGDEFDPADFHVDRFRNDPAGFWRERLALYERMAPDGVAPNAAHRALADLEAAGELDAVITQNTDGLHRDAGTESLVELHGTNREVECVDCGARADAAPVRERVRDGDLPPTCEACGGLLKPAVVLFGERLPRGALDRARDLARESDLLIATGSSLTVEPAASIPRKATYGGSLAVVNLDSTPQDALAEVVIHDDATDVLPAVVDAIVDS, translated from the coding sequence ATGACTACCCGCGTCGATGCGCTCGCCGCTCGCGTCCGTGACGCCGACGCCGTCGTCGCGTTCACGGGCGCGGGCGTCAGCGCCGCGTCCGGCATTCCGACGTTCCGCGGCGAGGACGGCGTCTGGGGCGACGAGTTCGACCCGGCGGATTTCCACGTCGACCGCTTCCGGAACGACCCGGCGGGCTTCTGGCGCGAGCGCCTCGCCCTCTACGAGCGCATGGCACCCGACGGGGTCGCGCCGAACGCCGCGCACCGCGCGCTCGCCGACCTCGAAGCCGCCGGAGAGCTGGACGCCGTTATCACGCAGAACACCGACGGCCTGCATCGGGACGCCGGAACGGAGTCGCTCGTGGAGCTCCACGGGACGAACCGCGAGGTCGAGTGCGTGGACTGCGGCGCTCGCGCGGACGCCGCGCCCGTCCGCGAGCGCGTCCGCGACGGCGACCTGCCGCCGACCTGCGAGGCCTGCGGCGGCCTCCTCAAGCCCGCCGTCGTCCTCTTCGGCGAACGCCTCCCGCGCGGCGCGCTCGACCGCGCTCGCGACCTCGCCCGTGAGAGCGACTTGCTCATCGCCACCGGCTCCTCGCTCACCGTCGAGCCCGCCGCGTCCATCCCGCGGAAAGCAACCTACGGCGGGTCGCTCGCGGTCGTCAACCTCGACTCGACCCCGCAGGACGCGCTCGCGGAGGTCGTGATCCACGACGACGCCACCGACGTCCTCCCCGCGGTCGTCGACGCAATAGTCGATAGTTAG
- a CDS encoding dipeptide epimerase: MTVTDLAVEPLDLAMTAPFEIATGTQHAAENVLVTVTLDDGTRGFGEGAPATSVTGETQAATLETARAAAALVEGEDEAQYRDLVAAVRSTFPKQPAATLAVETAVLDAYCRRRDLPLAALFGGAPDTVETDLTVPILDAGVARERAATAVEDGYETLKVKTGTTVERDVERVAAVRDAAPDATLTVDANQGWTPNESVRFADALDDRGVDLALLEQPVAAADLTGMAHVRERVSVPVGADESVFTPDDAVRVVRADAADVLNVKLGKSGLLGGQAIVEVARAANREAMVGCMVESSLGTHAAAHLVAGDGRFAHVDLDSNRLLAEDLGSLERGPVIEPAGPGHGVEP; this comes from the coding sequence ATGACGGTCACCGACCTCGCGGTCGAGCCGCTCGACCTGGCGATGACCGCGCCGTTCGAAATCGCCACCGGGACGCAGCACGCCGCCGAGAACGTCCTCGTCACCGTCACGCTCGACGACGGCACGCGCGGGTTCGGCGAGGGCGCACCGGCGACGAGCGTGACCGGCGAGACGCAGGCCGCGACGCTCGAAACCGCCCGGGCCGCCGCCGCGCTCGTCGAAGGCGAGGACGAAGCGCAGTATCGCGACCTCGTCGCGGCCGTCCGCTCGACGTTCCCGAAGCAGCCGGCGGCGACGCTCGCCGTCGAAACCGCCGTCCTCGACGCGTACTGTCGCCGCCGCGACCTCCCGCTCGCCGCGCTCTTCGGCGGCGCGCCCGACACCGTCGAGACGGATCTCACCGTCCCGATTCTCGACGCCGGGGTCGCGCGCGAACGCGCTGCGACCGCGGTCGAAGACGGGTACGAGACGCTGAAAGTGAAGACCGGAACCACCGTCGAGCGGGACGTCGAGCGCGTCGCCGCGGTTCGAGACGCCGCTCCCGATGCGACGCTCACCGTCGACGCGAACCAGGGGTGGACGCCGAACGAGTCGGTTCGATTCGCGGACGCGCTCGACGACCGCGGCGTCGACCTCGCGCTCCTCGAACAGCCGGTCGCCGCCGCCGACCTCACCGGGATGGCGCACGTCCGGGAACGCGTATCGGTCCCCGTCGGCGCGGACGAATCCGTCTTCACGCCCGACGACGCCGTTCGGGTGGTTCGCGCGGACGCCGCCGACGTCCTGAACGTGAAGCTCGGCAAATCCGGCCTGCTCGGCGGGCAGGCGATCGTCGAGGTTGCACGGGCGGCGAACCGCGAGGCCATGGTCGGCTGCATGGTCGAATCCTCGCTCGGCACGCACGCCGCCGCCCACCTCGTCGCCGGTGACGGCCGGTTCGCTCACGTCGACCTCGACAGCAACCGCCTCCTCGCCGAAGACCTCGGCTCCCTCGAACGCGGTCCCGTCATCGAGCCGGCCGGCCCCGGCCACGGCGTCGAGCCCTGA
- a CDS encoding DUF1611 domain-containing protein, with amino-acid sequence MDLRSAFDAPAPAIVLAEGAFGDVAGKTANGVVMHSELFDARAVVDSTTAGRSARDVLGKPDAPDVPVVESVADALDARPDAAVLVVGVAPAGGDLPEAWADDIEDAIAGGCDVVSGLHTFLSEDAEWQALAAEHGTRLFDVRKPPSDLRVADGSVEDVDADIVLTCGTDCAVGKRTTTFELYRAARQAGLDAGWVATGQTGIMVGAQQGVVVDRVPADFAAGVVESMVKDVAADHDLVFVEGQASLAHRAYAGVTLSLLHGAWPDAVVLVDDPTRKTRGPFPRFELGGVEAERDLVAAHSDATVAALSTWGDPESEGEKHGLPTANVYRDGGAADLLDAVRDAL; translated from the coding sequence ATGGACCTACGCAGTGCGTTCGACGCCCCGGCTCCCGCAATCGTCCTCGCCGAGGGCGCGTTCGGCGACGTCGCCGGGAAGACCGCGAACGGAGTCGTCATGCACTCAGAGCTGTTCGACGCGCGGGCCGTGGTGGACTCGACGACGGCCGGCCGGTCGGCGCGCGACGTCCTCGGGAAGCCGGACGCGCCCGACGTGCCGGTCGTCGAGTCAGTGGCGGACGCCCTCGACGCGCGCCCGGACGCGGCGGTGCTCGTCGTCGGCGTCGCCCCCGCTGGCGGCGACCTCCCGGAGGCGTGGGCCGACGACATCGAGGACGCTATCGCGGGCGGCTGTGACGTCGTCTCCGGCCTCCACACGTTCCTCTCGGAAGACGCCGAGTGGCAGGCGCTCGCCGCCGAACACGGCACTCGGTTGTTCGACGTCCGGAAACCGCCGAGCGACCTGCGCGTCGCGGACGGGAGCGTCGAGGACGTCGACGCCGATATCGTCCTCACCTGCGGGACGGACTGCGCGGTCGGGAAGCGCACGACGACGTTCGAACTCTACCGGGCCGCCCGGCAAGCCGGCCTCGACGCCGGCTGGGTCGCCACGGGCCAGACGGGCATCATGGTCGGCGCACAGCAGGGCGTCGTCGTCGACCGCGTGCCCGCCGACTTCGCCGCCGGCGTCGTCGAGTCGATGGTGAAGGACGTCGCCGCCGACCACGACCTCGTCTTCGTCGAGGGGCAGGCGTCGCTCGCCCACCGCGCCTACGCGGGCGTGACGCTCTCGCTCCTCCACGGCGCGTGGCCGGACGCCGTCGTCCTCGTCGACGACCCGACGCGAAAAACACGGGGACCGTTCCCGCGTTTCGAGCTCGGCGGCGTCGAGGCAGAGCGCGACCTCGTCGCCGCACACTCCGACGCCACCGTCGCCGCGCTCTCGACGTGGGGCGACCCCGAGAGCGAAGGGGAGAAACACGGTCTACCGACGGCGAACGTCTACCGCGACGGCGGCGCTGCCGACCTCCTCGACGCCGTCCGCGACGCCCTATGA
- a CDS encoding cytochrome c oxidase subunit II, translating into MDIHRYEKIWIAISLLFIVGLIASVVYGVIGLGVTTTGNSHETINSNDLSNTEFADPGGRWVESDHYVVDVVTRQFLFQPGTQTPIMVPANTTVTFRVASPDVVHGFEVVGTNINVIVVPGQVNRFSTTFDQPNTYGIVCNEYCGAGHQNMQGQLVVVPRSALPPTENTTANQTSNSTQSDRSSRTPLNTVVGGDR; encoded by the coding sequence ATGGACATACACCGATACGAGAAGATCTGGATCGCTATCTCACTACTGTTCATCGTCGGACTGATCGCCTCGGTCGTCTACGGGGTGATCGGTCTCGGCGTGACGACGACCGGGAACTCCCACGAGACGATCAACTCGAACGACCTCTCGAACACCGAGTTCGCGGACCCCGGAGGGCGCTGGGTGGAGTCTGATCACTACGTCGTCGACGTCGTCACCCGGCAGTTCTTGTTCCAGCCGGGGACGCAGACGCCAATCATGGTCCCGGCGAACACGACTGTGACGTTCCGCGTGGCGAGTCCGGACGTCGTTCACGGATTCGAGGTCGTCGGGACGAATATCAACGTCATAGTGGTCCCCGGTCAGGTGAACAGATTCTCGACCACGTTCGATCAGCCGAATACGTACGGGATCGTCTGCAACGAGTACTGCGGTGCCGGCCACCAGAACATGCAAGGACAACTCGTCGTCGTTCCTCGGTCCGCGCTGCCTCCGACCGAGAACACGACGGCAAACCAGACGTCGAACAGCACGCAGAGTGACCGCTCGAGCAGGACCCCGCTGAATACCGTGGTCGGGGGTGATCGGTGA
- a CDS encoding alpha/beta fold hydrolase — MDHTEWTDRQDERSVTVDGEARRVAYYDAGDADGDDRPVVFLHGIPTWSFLWRDVAPALADDYRVLAPDLLGYGNSANADAFDRSIRAQEAMLDAFLDGLGVDAVTLVGHDIGGGVASRFAAHQPERVANLVLSNAVAYDSWPVEFVNDLSIPGAVSRMSSDEFEAAFDFAFADGVHGDADPDFVEGMKAPWRSEAGRVSLERCAVATNTSHTTELDYSNITADTLLLWGADDVMQPVEYAERLADDVGGGAEIVELGDAYHWVVEDRTETYVDALRDFLD; from the coding sequence ATGGATCACACCGAGTGGACTGACCGACAGGACGAACGGAGCGTAACCGTCGACGGCGAGGCGCGCCGCGTCGCCTACTACGACGCCGGCGACGCCGACGGTGACGACCGGCCCGTGGTCTTCCTGCACGGGATTCCGACGTGGTCGTTCCTCTGGCGGGACGTCGCGCCCGCGCTCGCCGACGACTACCGCGTGCTCGCGCCGGACCTACTCGGCTACGGGAACTCCGCGAACGCCGACGCCTTCGACCGCTCGATTCGCGCTCAGGAGGCGATGCTCGACGCGTTCCTCGACGGCCTCGGCGTCGACGCCGTGACGCTCGTCGGCCACGACATCGGCGGCGGCGTCGCCTCCCGGTTCGCCGCCCACCAGCCCGAGCGAGTGGCGAACCTCGTCCTCTCGAACGCCGTCGCCTACGACTCCTGGCCGGTCGAGTTCGTGAACGACCTCAGCATCCCCGGCGCGGTGTCGCGAATGAGCAGCGACGAGTTCGAGGCGGCGTTCGACTTCGCGTTCGCCGACGGCGTCCACGGCGACGCCGACCCGGACTTCGTCGAGGGGATGAAGGCTCCGTGGCGCTCCGAGGCCGGCCGCGTCTCCCTCGAACGCTGCGCCGTCGCCACGAACACGAGCCACACCACCGAACTCGACTACTCGAACATCACCGCGGACACGCTCCTGCTCTGGGGCGCGGACGACGTCATGCAGCCCGTCGAGTACGCCGAGCGGCTCGCCGACGACGTCGGCGGCGGAGCGGAAATCGTCGAACTCGGCGACGCCTACCACTGGGTCGTCGAAGACCGAACGGAGACATACGTCGACGCGCTCCGCGACTTCCTCGACTAA
- a CDS encoding cbb3-type cytochrome c oxidase subunit I, with amino-acid sequence MAFVDEHPFEAKIARLNIAVALVAVGIGGLFGLLQAWFRADFVRSFFSPTQYYAILTAHGVLMALVFTTFFTVGLFTWGVTRSLGRGFHDRRVTWGWFTLMTLGPILSFVSVLGELVSWIPLHATVLYTFYAPLEASPTFYVGLALLVVGSWGAGVDFLWSLYDWQQHNPDTRIPLQTFMAVATMLLWFLCSAGVAIEVVFFLLPWSLGWIPAVNPLLTRTLFWYFGHAVVYFWLLPAYFVWYSLLPKFSGGRLLSDSLARVVFLLFLLLSTPVGLHHQFSDPGISQGLKFVQMVSTYFILLPSLMTAFTVVASMEHGARQRGGTGRLSWLRALPWENPAFSGCALAGLIFAAGGFGGMVNAGLNINAMIHNTIWVPGHFHLTVGTAVALTFMAVTYWLLPQLTGKRLRHRTLAAVQPYLWFVGMVVMSNAMHREGLAGVPRRTSLPQYSQVTFNLPITGLGETHLQLVGGAALLFVSLCCFLVVVLQTWRGERGAMPLAVNGHVPEPLSGADAGPGILDDFRLWFAIAVLLVVIAYGIPIAQMIQHGLFAPGSAPIPA; translated from the coding sequence ATGGCGTTCGTCGACGAGCATCCGTTCGAAGCGAAGATCGCTCGATTGAACATCGCCGTTGCGCTCGTCGCCGTCGGGATCGGCGGCCTCTTCGGACTGCTCCAGGCGTGGTTCCGGGCGGACTTCGTCCGTTCGTTCTTCTCACCGACGCAGTACTACGCGATACTCACCGCCCACGGCGTCCTGATGGCGCTCGTCTTCACGACGTTCTTCACCGTCGGCCTCTTCACGTGGGGCGTCACGCGCAGCCTCGGACGTGGCTTCCACGACCGGCGCGTCACCTGGGGCTGGTTCACGCTGATGACTCTCGGGCCGATTCTCTCGTTCGTCTCGGTCCTCGGCGAGTTAGTCAGCTGGATCCCGCTTCACGCCACAGTCCTCTACACGTTCTACGCGCCGCTCGAAGCGTCCCCGACCTTCTACGTCGGACTCGCGCTCCTCGTCGTCGGCTCCTGGGGCGCGGGCGTCGATTTCCTCTGGTCGCTCTACGACTGGCAGCAGCACAACCCGGACACGCGAATCCCGCTCCAGACGTTCATGGCGGTCGCGACGATGCTGCTCTGGTTCCTCTGCTCGGCGGGCGTCGCCATCGAGGTGGTCTTCTTCCTCCTCCCCTGGTCGCTCGGCTGGATCCCGGCCGTCAACCCGCTGCTCACGCGCACGCTCTTCTGGTACTTCGGGCACGCAGTCGTCTACTTCTGGCTGTTACCCGCGTACTTCGTCTGGTACTCGCTCCTGCCGAAGTTCTCCGGCGGACGCCTCCTCTCTGACTCGCTCGCTCGCGTCGTCTTCCTCCTCTTCCTCCTCCTCTCGACGCCGGTGGGTCTCCATCACCAGTTCAGTGACCCCGGCATCTCCCAGGGGCTGAAGTTCGTTCAGATGGTGAGCACGTACTTCATCCTCCTTCCGAGCCTGATGACCGCGTTCACTGTCGTCGCGAGCATGGAGCACGGCGCTCGACAGCGCGGCGGCACCGGCCGCCTGAGCTGGCTACGCGCCCTCCCCTGGGAGAACCCCGCGTTCTCCGGCTGCGCGCTCGCCGGCCTGATCTTCGCCGCCGGTGGCTTCGGCGGGATGGTGAACGCCGGGCTGAACATCAACGCGATGATCCACAACACCATCTGGGTGCCCGGCCACTTCCACCTCACCGTCGGCACTGCCGTCGCCCTCACCTTCATGGCCGTCACCTACTGGCTCTTGCCGCAGCTCACCGGCAAACGTCTGCGCCACCGGACGCTCGCGGCCGTCCAGCCGTACCTCTGGTTCGTCGGCATGGTCGTCATGTCGAACGCGATGCACCGAGAGGGACTCGCCGGCGTCCCCCGCCGTACCTCGCTCCCCCAGTACTCGCAGGTGACGTTCAACCTCCCCATCACCGGACTGGGAGAGACGCACCTCCAGCTCGTCGGGGGCGCTGCGCTGCTCTTCGTCTCCCTCTGTTGCTTCCTCGTCGTCGTGCTACAGACGTGGCGGGGTGAACGCGGCGCGATGCCGCTCGCCGTGAACGGTCACGTCCCCGAGCCGCTCTCGGGAGCCGACGCCGGCCCCGGGATCCTCGACGACTTCCGCCTCTGGTTCGCGATCGCCGTCCTGCTCGTCGTCATCGCCTACGGCATCCCTATCGCACAGATGATTCAACACGGGCTCTTCGCGCCCGGCTCCGCTCCCATCCCCGCCTAA
- a CDS encoding helix-turn-helix domain-containing protein produces MRLTLDLWHPECWTLEVTEAVDAGLLGHGVYTVDGQANGRFTAYAETTEEVDELVDEIEASPLTDAVWVVDDPGVVDETIPGNASRRLVVRYDIEKSINDALVSRGFIPDEPVRMADGRESWTVIADCTRDDALDRLADIEAELDADIAVSRVTATEQSGAGVLPLDDLSERQREVFETARDEGYYAWPRHVSAADLADDLDVSKATLLEHLRKAEAKLLGRPE; encoded by the coding sequence GTGCGGCTGACGCTCGACCTCTGGCATCCGGAGTGCTGGACGCTCGAAGTGACGGAGGCCGTCGACGCCGGCCTGCTCGGCCACGGCGTCTACACGGTCGACGGGCAGGCGAACGGGCGGTTCACGGCGTACGCCGAGACGACCGAGGAGGTGGACGAACTCGTCGACGAGATCGAGGCGTCGCCGCTCACCGACGCGGTCTGGGTCGTCGACGACCCCGGGGTCGTCGACGAGACCATCCCGGGGAACGCGAGCCGCCGGCTCGTCGTCCGCTACGACATCGAGAAGAGCATCAACGACGCGCTCGTCTCCCGGGGATTCATCCCGGACGAGCCGGTGCGGATGGCCGACGGCCGCGAGTCGTGGACCGTTATCGCGGACTGCACGCGCGACGACGCCCTCGACCGCCTCGCCGACATCGAAGCCGAACTCGACGCCGACATCGCGGTGAGTCGCGTCACCGCCACCGAACAGAGCGGCGCGGGCGTCCTCCCCCTCGACGACCTCTCCGAGCGCCAGCGCGAGGTCTTCGAGACCGCGCGCGACGAAGGCTACTACGCGTGGCCGCGACACGTCTCCGCCGCCGACCTCGCCGACGACCTCGACGTCTCCAAGGCGACGCTTCTCGAACACCTCCGGAAGGCCGAAGCCAAACTCCTCGGCCGCCCCGAGTAG